The Micromonospora sp. M71_S20 genome window below encodes:
- a CDS encoding DUF3995 domain-containing protein, whose translation MPRTDRARVGAYGAAACASAYGTMKLAQALGANALADKDPLPPELRERLLARDPLFVASHWVLAAAAVVGVVVALATLRPWRAALPRRLLLAVTWTLGILMIARSVGALGHGLVGDALLLTGVRPPPVGHAALARDLAWWDLLLWSPFFLLWGTCWTAAGWRLGRRHR comes from the coding sequence GTGCCGCGCACTGACCGGGCGCGGGTGGGCGCGTACGGCGCGGCGGCGTGCGCGTCGGCCTACGGGACGATGAAGCTCGCGCAGGCGCTGGGGGCCAACGCGCTGGCCGACAAGGACCCGCTCCCGCCGGAGCTGCGCGAACGGCTCCTCGCCCGTGATCCGCTGTTCGTGGCGAGCCACTGGGTGCTGGCCGCCGCCGCGGTCGTCGGCGTCGTGGTCGCGCTGGCCACCCTGCGCCCGTGGCGGGCCGCCCTGCCGCGCCGGCTGCTGCTGGCGGTCACCTGGACGCTCGGCATCCTCATGATCGCCCGTTCGGTCGGGGCGCTGGGGCACGGCCTGGTCGGTGACGCGCTGCTGCTGACCGGCGTCCGGCCGCCTCCGGTCGGGCACGCCGCCCTGGCCCGCGACCTGGCGTGGTGGGACCTGTTGCTGTGGTCGCCGTTCTTCCTGCTCTGGGGGACGTGCTGGACGGCGGCGGGATGGCGGCTGGGCAGGCGGCACCGCTGA